The following proteins are encoded in a genomic region of Streptococcus gwangjuense:
- a CDS encoding helix-turn-helix domain-containing protein, which produces MEANQLQKYIAERIRECRKEQNLSQEQLSNQAGLGVKAIQNIENMKYDFKIRTLEKVLTALGMTVEDFFNFPLSNNSVPITTLIDNISDLSHTKKSKIISLFNEIVKNID; this is translated from the coding sequence ATGGAAGCTAATCAATTACAAAAATACATAGCAGAGCGTATACGAGAATGTAGAAAAGAACAGAATCTTAGCCAAGAACAATTATCCAATCAAGCCGGGTTAGGTGTTAAAGCAATACAAAACATCGAGAATATGAAATACGATTTTAAAATACGCACACTTGAAAAGGTTCTTACAGCTTTAGGTATGACCGTAGAAGACTTCTTTAATTTCCCGCTTTCAAATAATTCCGTCCCTATAACTACATTGATCGATAACATCTCAGATTTATCACACACAAAAAAATCTAAAATCATTTCTTTGTTCAATGAAATTGTCAAAAACATAGATTAA
- a CDS encoding sigma-70 family RNA polymerase sigma factor: protein MVDLTKVEQRREEAIKKAKLSGDWDKVENLLNQSYENLCRKDRSHGLCSLDSSSIDKGSLLDTIADYNDPLSLLIKKEEIAIINDAIESLLSDKDREILFGVVEGRSYSSLAKEVGLSDKTVKRQYERIIERIKKFIISSEFC from the coding sequence ATGGTAGATTTAACAAAAGTAGAACAACGTAGAGAAGAAGCAATTAAAAAAGCTAAATTATCTGGTGATTGGGATAAGGTAGAAAACTTATTAAATCAGTCTTATGAGAATTTATGTAGAAAAGATAGATCGCACGGTCTGTGTAGTTTAGACAGTAGTTCTATTGATAAAGGTTCTTTATTAGATACGATAGCAGATTATAATGACCCATTGTCTCTCTTAATTAAAAAAGAAGAAATTGCTATTATAAATGATGCTATTGAGAGTTTGTTGAGTGACAAAGACAGAGAAATTCTGTTTGGAGTGGTTGAAGGTAGATCGTACTCGAGTCTTGCAAAAGAAGTTGGACTTAGTGACAAAACTGTCAAAAGACAGTATGAGCGTATTATAGAGAGAATAAAAAAATTCATAATATCCTCCGAATTTTGCTGA